The DNA region GCGTGATCACGTGCGGGGGCTGGGCCCCGGCAGCCAATCGGAGCGAGAAGGGCCCCGCTCTGGGGCAGGGAAGCGGACCTAGGAAGAGGAGGGCGGGACCTGGCGGGATCGGAAGAGGACGAAAGTGGAGTGACTTGTAAGTTGAGACTGGAGCTGTCCGTGTTGGGGGAGAGGAGGCGACGGGGGTTGGAAGGCACATCAGGGCCAGACCCACCAgacccccaccccattcccatGCCCTGCCTACCACACATCTCCCGGAAGGTAGGGACGCCCTCTGGACGCGGGAGGCGGGCGCCTAAAAGCAGGCTGAGGGACGTTCCATATGCTCCGGCCCTAAGGTTTCCTGGGTTCTGTCGAGCTCTTGGAACTCTCCCCAGTGCTTAGGTGCAAAAGCCCCCAGGTTTCGACCACCATATTGCTCTGCATTCTCCTTCAGTTTTAGAAGTATGGAAAAACACAccgctcagatttcttttttaaattttattttaaagtttgaaaattacAAAGACAGCAAGTTCTTCCAGGCACAAAtaacacttatttaaaaataaaaaggggcGAGGTGGGTGGGGAGAGCGCAAGCgcgcctatttaaaaaaaaaaaaaaggaaagactgtACAGGGTTTTTTCTCCCAGCTCCCGGGTGTGAAACGTTAAGTACTAGCcctagatatgtatatatacacacacacatacatacatacacatatatatacatacacatacacacacacacacaccagacctAGCTCTGTAAAACTACTTAGCAATTCAAAGTCGACTGCAGTATGTCTTACTGTCCactccccgccctccccccaccccacccccggtcTACCACTACATATAAAAAAAGTAAAGAGGTCTGGAGGTTTTTAAGTGGTGAGTGGTAGGGCTGAAgccccactggactgccaagcaAAGCCACCTCTTATAcaagaggaaccaaaaatcagGGGGGAAAGGAAAAAGGTCTTCCTAGGAAACAATTGTGTGGAAAAACCCAAGTTTCAACAGGGGCACACTGAGGCACTTGGCTGACTCCTCACTCTTCCCCTAAAGTTTCCACTCCCATTTAACAGGAGACTTTCTGAATCCACAGAAACCCCCACAGTGGCTAGTTTCTAGCTGACTGAAAAAAGCTACAGTTTCTAGGACCAGCTGTCACTTTAACCCTCCCTCCGGTTCTCTAGGACAATCGAGAGGCCACAGGGACAGACTAACAGAAGTGAGAAGGAAACTGGGTTTGGACGTCCCACTCTCACCACGGGAAGGTGGCAGACAGCCAAGAGAgggcttccccccacccccatctaccTCTTTTGCCAGCCAGCTGCTGccatccctctctcctccccaccaagGTTCTGAAACTCTCACAAGGAGTGCTCAACTTAAAGCCTGATGGTCTCTGAGGAACTCCTACAAATCTTACAGTTCCTGGGCTCCCTGTCACCTAGCCCCAACAAACTACCTTGCCCATTCCTCCACCCAACCCCACCGACTTTTACCTTCAGAGTGAACCAACCACCCAactaaagaaaacacacaaacccACCCAAATTCCCAAACCCACAGGCAGATTAGTAACAATAAAACTAAAGTACATTCTCATCATTACAGagatatttgttgttgctgtcctTGCATGGTTGGTTAAGGAAAAATGTATTATTCCCTAATTTCTGAGGAATACAAATTCTCTTTACAAAGTGAGAAGGGAAAGGGGCAAAGGATGGCAGATGAGACCAAGAGAGGAGGATAAAGTATTTACAGAAAATAGACAGGCAGGCGTGTCCACAAGAAAAGCCTCATTGTCACTTCTTCTTGCCTGTCCTCTTGGCACTGGACTTGGCTTTGGGCTTCACTGGCTTGGTCTTCTTAGGCTTGGATGCCTTGACTGGCTTGGCTTTGACAGTCTtaggttttttggttttcttgggCGTGGCAGCCGGCTTCTTCTTGGCCTTCTTGACTGGGGTGGCTTTGGGCTTCTTGCTTGGGGCTTTGGAGGCAGCCTTCTTGGGCTTGGCTGCCTTCTTTGGCGTGGCCAccttcttgacttccttcttcgTCTTCTTGAAGGCCACGGACCTTTTGGGCTCGTCGCTCTTGGCCAGGCGGAAAGACCCCGAGGCACCCACCCCTTTGGTCTGTTTGAGGACTCCAGTGGTGACCAAGCGCTTGATGGACAACTTGATCTGGGAGTCCGCGTTCTCACCCACCTTGTAGTGGCTCTTGATGTACTTCTGGATGGACTGGCGCGAGGAACCAGCGCGGTTCTTCTCTGCTTGGATGGCGGCCACGATCATGTCTGAATACTTGGGGTGGTCTGTGGACTTCTTGGAGGCCTTGGCCCGCTTGGGCTTGGCCGCAGGGGTGGACGTGGAGTTCTCGGTCATGGTGGCCTGCCTGGTCCTGCTGTTGAAGGCACCTTCCAAAGGGCCAGCCCTCGTCGGAAACCGAGGAAAGCCTGATTCGGGATCTGCTCTGGAGCCTCTGGCTCCCAGGCCAGTCCAGAGGCCGGCGCTCGGGGGCCCGGCTCGGGTCGCGGGGAGGGCTCACTGGGCCGTGTCTGCGTGGCCCAGCCCCGCCGGTCTGTCGGTCGGTCTCGGCGCCCGGCTCTGCCTCCgcctcctcctcttctgcctcccttttcCCAGCTCCGCGTCTGGCGCTCGGGCGGCGCATCCGGGTATTTAGCGGCGGCGGGCGGACCGCGGTGAGGACAGGGCTGCTGGCTGCCTGCTCCCGGCCCAGAATGGCGCCGCGCCGCCGCCATCTGTGTTTCTTCCGCCGAGCAAATCCGACCTTTCCCCCCAGCCCGGGCCTTCCTGCTCCCCGCCGCCGCTCCGGGCCGCTGCCTGGCTCTCTGAGCTCCTCCGCCAGGCGTCCAGCTGCCTCGGCCGCCGCCCCCCGCGCCCGCCACGCGCCCCAAACAGCGCTGAGGACCGCTGGCGCGCCGGCACATTTCCCCTTTGCGGGGGGCTGGCTCTGCGGGGCCTGGGAGTTCCGCTGCTTGAAAACCCCCGTAGGAAAGCTCCCCCCTGGGGCTACCGGAGACCCCACTCCTGGCCCGCGGCGGGATCCCCCAGCCCAGCAGAGCGGCCCGAAAGCGGCCCCAACTAACACACGCGGCCCCGAGACGGGCGACTCCCAGCCGGGCCGAGCTGGGACAGGGGGGAGGGGTCGCTCCCCCGGGGTCCGGTCACCTCTCGGGGGTCATCCTGCCACTGGGCCCCCCGCACCTCTACCATCTCTCAGGCCATGGGACCCCTAAGTAAACTTTCCCTGGAAGAGTTGGAAGGACACTTTCAAACTTtgtcccttccccctcctctgtgTTCGCTCCCCCAGCGCGCCCCCGATATCTACATCAAGGATCTTTCCTGAGGTCGAACCCCGAATGCTGCATGGGTCCCTGAGGGAATGAAGAGGGGTCTCCCAGGTCTCCTCCTCTCCTCAAAGACCCCCCCACATCCTCCATGTATCCTAACTGGTAATTCATTTATAGTCCTTCCTCAGCCTAGGAGTTTTGGGGTGTCAGAGACAGAGCTTGCTGCCCCCACTCCTAGGACCCAGCCTGGGGGTCTAGTCCCCCTCCCAGGGCTCCTAGAAGACAATGAGCGGGGAGGTCAACAATGAAGGCGCTGCTCAGAAGGCTCTAATCAAAGATTGTCCTGGGGACCCCTGGGATGAGGAGAAGCCCTGAGAGCTTTGGGAGTTTGGGAAAACGGGGCTCTGGCGGGGAGGTCGAAGAGAGGGTCCTATTGCTTGAGTCCTGAGTGATCTTCAGAAAGTGAGTTGTTCAGGGAGCCCCGCCGGGACCACCTCCATTTTGCTGGAAGATGCGATGTCTTTGTTAAAATGTATGTATCTTTCCCCTTGCTGCTTGGCAGGTACAGATAAGGAAAACAAGGGGCACCACCGTCTGTGGGGAGCCTCGGGGGCTCAGAGGGGCTTTAGTGGTCAGAGGCTCAGCTCAGCGTTCCTGGGACCCCTCGTCTGCCATAGACGTCCTATATTCATTCCCATGCAGGGTCCCTCTTGGCAGGGGTCCTAGGTTGAGATTCTGTAATGCTCCCTCTCTGAGTCGCCTCCCGCAACAACCCGCTTTTATTCTCCAAGCAAATAAGCCGACACTCTTAGCTTAAACAATACCCTGGTGGTGGTAGCTAGTCAAAATGATGAAGGCATCTGGGTAGTAAGGTCCAGGAGCTGTTTGAGACACCAGCTATAGACGGGGAAGGGTTGGAGGGTTTAGATGGGGGAAGAGGGGGAAACTGGTGGCAATTGggaggtgtgtatgtgtggggaaAGGCTCCTACTGGACTTGGGAGTCTCTGAGGACAAGGAAATTAATGGGTTCTCCCcgccccctcacacacacaccaacgGTTGGATTAATCCAAATGATTGGGAACGGGGAGGGGGAGTCTTGAGACTCTATCGGTATGGGATACCTTCTCCGGGGCTTATCTTGGTGCCACAGATGAGGAAGAGAAACCAGGAAGGGCCAGGTTAGTTCAAAAGCTCAACCTTCTTATTTGAATATTGTCAATTACCCCCGAAGTCTCCTGGCTTGAAACACAACATTCTGATGGGTTTGCTTTGGTTATTGTCAAAGACAGTTCTTCCGGTTCCCACTAAGATCTGGATGGGAAAATACTTATCCACGTGACAGCCACAGGTCCAAGATGTTGTTTCACCCAGAGATCCTATAGATAGGTCATCCCCTCATCCCAGGTCCCCGAGTGTCTAAAACTAAGGCCTGAATGAATTCAATGGCACCatgatgaaataattttatttgcacAGCGCTCTCCAGCCGTTTCTTGATCCTTCGCGCCTCCTGCCTGGGGAAGCAGGGAACGCGAtcactcccccgcccccacccatcACTCCCATTTTACGGTGAAGGTCCCGGGACTAGGAAGGATGGACGTGGAGGCGCTTTGTGAGGCTCAGCTCCCCACGCCCCCAGGCCTTCACTTCATTTTATAGTTCTCACGTCTCGAATCCCCGCCCATCCCAGCAACCGGTAATTTCTCTCCCGGTCCTGAAGCCAGAAATGGAGGGAGGTGTCACCTCGGGGTCTCGGGGGCTTTACCGCCGGCGGACagcctttctccctttctccctctgggCAGGGGCCGAGATTCTCTGCCCCTCCCCTTGTAAGGGAGAACTGGATAGgaaggtggggcggggggtgggggtgggggggcggaggTTGGCAGGGGTTTCCCCGGAGTTGGACATAGAGTCCGAGGCAGAGGTGGGCACGAAGAGAACAGGGTGCCTCCAGATTGGCTTGAGCTCACCTCGCCTCGCAGACACTGCAGAGTCTGGGGGGTCTTATAGACCGCGACCCGGCCCCACCCGCCTACCCTGGCACGGTACCAAGCTTCGAGTCGTTTACTGGCCGGCAGAAGGCGGAACTCCCTCCGCCTCATTTAACGCGAGCCCTTTAAAAACTCGGGAGCCGCAGGGCTGCGGGCAATTCctcctgggaaatgtagtccccGAGTGGCAGCCCCGCACTGCGACCCGCCGGGGACCTCCCGAGCCTCGGAACTGCGGAGCCACCCCAAGCATGGGGAAGGGGTCAGACCTCATCTGTCCTTTCATTTAGGGAGGGGCTCAGACCTCCTGGCAGTTTTTCGGTTGTCAAAAACGGCCCTTGGTGTTTTCATTTATCAAAAAGGGGCTCTACCTACCTCTGGGGTTGGTGTGAAGGTGAAATGAAATCCTGTATGGAAAAGGGCAAATCGAGCTAGAATGCGGGGATCTTGTTTTTACTAACATGCCTGGGTGAATGTGCCCGTAAATTTACTGAGTACATTCAAGTCATACATAACATCTCCATTTTTCAGAGAGGAGGTCTGTGATGGCTAAATGATTTGTCCAAGGTGAGTGACCCAGGAGGGTGGCGGGTGACAGACTCTCAAGCCAATGACTTTCCCGGTCCAGATGTGAACTCATTCTGGTCTTTGGAAAACTTAAGGCATTcatttgctatgtgccaggccctgggataGGGCTATGAACAAGAGATCTCTGCTCTTGTGGAACTACTTTCGAGAGGAGAAGCTAAGTAAGAAAAGAAGTCCGTTGTATGGTATGTCGGGAAGCCTTGGTTGCAAAGACAAAAATTAGAGCAGGGGGActccccaggtggtccagtggttaacaattcACCTTCCAATCAGGGGGAAACAAGTTCAGTCTCTCCCTGGTTGGGgtactaaggtcccacatgctgtggggcagcgaagcccaggtgcagcaactactgagcccagggcCAGTAGAGCAGGTGCTTCACAAGGAGAGAAGCCCTTGCACTACGTGAGAAGACCATGTGCCACCACAAAGACCCAGTGcggtaatttaaaaatatatagagagagcagGGTATGGGGGAGCTAAGAGTACTGAGAGAAGAATGTTTGCAATTTTGAATACGGTGGTCAGAGAAGGACTCATTAAGAAGCGGACATGTGAGCAGATTCAAAGGAGATGAGAAAGGGAGCCATTTTTATTCTTGGAGGAAGAATCTTTCAAGCAGAGGGAATACCCAGTGCAAAGGCTCTGTGGCAGGAATGTACAGGGTGGCTGAATTAAGAAGGACACTAAGGggagatgagtttttttttttttttttaatgtctgggaAACAAAGGAGGCACAGGTCACATAGTTTGGGATACCATTGTAGGGAccttggcttttactctgagggAGATGGGAGCCACTGGacagttttgagcagaggagggaCATGATGGGACCCAGGCAGTAGCCAACCAGTCACCTGTTGCAGCTGTGTGGAGAAGCTGCAGAGGGCAAGGACAGAAGCAGGGTAGGGAGTCTGTTGCAGTAATCTAGGTGAGAGATCATGGCAATCTGGTCCATAGGGCAGCAGTGGAGGGGACAGAAAGTGGTCAGGTCCCAGTAGGGCACTGTGGATTTTGGCTTGAACAAGCAAAGAAGGAGTTGTCATTAAGTGAGGCAGGCAAGACTGAGGGGTTTCAATGTTCTGGCTGGGTTAGGTTTGAAATGCCTCCCAGATGTGTGAGTAGAAATGCTGAGAAGGCAGATAAATAGAAGAACCTGAGTCTGGAGTTCAGGGAGAGAGATCTTCTACCTTCCTTTTCTCCCATTGAAAGACCCTCTACTTTGGCCAGGAGGGAACAAAACAAACTTGGTTTGGTCATACTAGGCTCAGAGGCCACTGGGGAGACGGCACTGATATCATTGCAAATTGTGATTGTGTCAAGCGCAGATAAGACTGAGAACCAGGACCTGGGAAGGAGTCACAGGTGGGCTTTTGTAGATCAAGCACCAGGGGAGGCCATGTGGTTAGGTGGGGGCAGGATGGGGAGTGTGATGGGAGATGTCCTCAGGCTGAAGAGCCGGCAGGAGCACATGAGGCTTTAAGCCATGGCAACAGGTGTAGATTTTACTTTGAGTGCAGTTAGAAGCTGCTGGAGAATTTTAagcttaaaattttgtttcttaaaataattaacccagttattttaaaataaaaaatttaaatcatgacATACATCACCCATGCAAGACAGTATGCAACGTATATTCAGTTCTAAAACCAATATGGAGACAACTGTTTCTTTTGCTCAAGTTAACATAAGAAACATCATCAGTCCATTGGAAACCCTGTTTATTGCTCTCCCTAATCACGTCTCTGTGACCTTTATCCTGAAATTATGTAAGcaattctcttctttctttctttatggtttccCCATATGTGTACTTAACCCCGTACACTACTGTATAacttagttttgcctgtttttggaCCATAGACAAATGGAATCATATCATGagtatttttttctgtgacttGTTTCTTTTATTCAGTGTATTTTTGAGAGTCATCCCATTGGTGCAGACAGCTGTAGCTCAGTGGTCAGAGCACATACTAGTTGTGTAGGACCTGACATTTATACAATTTTtagagtcctttaaaaaaatacaaacttgtAATAGAATATTGGGTAACAAGTGAATTTATATTTAGAGTGAGAAAAGAACTCACAACAaatcctagattttttttaaaaacctggtaAATATCACAAAGATTATAAGA from Bos mutus isolate GX-2022 chromosome 5, NWIPB_WYAK_1.1, whole genome shotgun sequence includes:
- the H1-0 gene encoding histone H1.0, producing MTENSTSTPAAKPKRAKASKKSTDHPKYSDMIVAAIQAEKNRAGSSRQSIQKYIKSHYKVGENADSQIKLSIKRLVTTGVLKQTKGVGASGSFRLAKSDEPKRSVAFKKTKKEVKKVATPKKAAKPKKAASKAPSKKPKATPVKKAKKKPAATPKKTKKPKTVKAKPVKASKPKKTKPVKPKAKSSAKRTGKKK